GCTGGCAGCTCGACGAGTATGAGGCTATGGTACAGGCTATCGTTGCCGACATGCCTGCATTGGAGGACATTCCATGACTGTGGACAAGAAGCAGGAAGCGCGAGAGCGAACGCGGATGCTCCTGGAGCTCCGGAAGGAATACTCCGTCACGGTGGAGAATGCGCAGGAATTGTTAAAGAAACAGCAAGCGGCGCGCAAGCTTCTCGAGAAAGCTATGCTCGACGGCCCTCACTCGATACCACACTTAGCTCAACAGACCGGCATTCCCGCCGATGAGGTCTTATGGCATGTTGCTTCGATGAAGAAATATGGAATCGTTGTGGAAGTGGGGACTGACGAATCGGGGGATTACTTCGTCTACTCGTTAAGCAAGGAGGGGAAATCGTGAGTTATCGAGCGGATCCGAGCTTCATTTCCCAGCTTCGAAAATATGGAGCGGTGAATATCGAGTCATGCTTTAACTGCGGCAACTGTACCGCTGTGTGTCCTCTCTCTTCGGACGAAGACAACTTCCCGCGTCGGATGATCCGTTATGGACAACTTGGAATGAAAGATAAACTTCTCGGAAGCAAGGAGCTTTGGCTGTGCTATTCCTGCGGTGAATGCACGGCGACATGTCCGCGGCAGGCTGACCCGGGAGAATTCATGGCAGCCGCAAGAAGATATGCAATTGCCCGGTACGACAGGGTCCGACTTGCAAGCTTGATGTACACGTCATCCATATTTAACCTTCTATTTCTGCTCTTCCTGGCAGTGGTGCTGGGCACTTTCATTTACTCTTTCCATGGTTCAATGCCCACCCAATCGCTCCGCCTATTCGACTTCATTCCTTCCGAAGTGATCCATGATGCCGGAATCATCGCGGGTCTCGTCGTTATTTTAATCGCTATGTTGGGGTCCTTCAGCATGATCTCCAACATCAGAAGAAACATTGCTATTCCTGAGGATATTCGCTTCGATCACAAGTCGGCAATGACTGAAACAATCGCCGAAGTCTTCACCCAGCGGAGATATCGGCGCGATTGCAAGACTTCTTTGAAAACTCAGCCGTGGTATTTCCAGAAATGGTTTCTTCACGCGTCGATGCTCTGGGGATTCATGGGATTGTTCCTTGCGACTGCCCTTGACTTTTTCCTTGCCTTGACTGGAACGAAGCCGACAGGAACATGGGTGCCTATCTGGTATCCTGTCCGCCTGCTTGGAACGCTCGCAGGACTCATGCTCATGTATGGCACTACGGGTGCGATTGTTAAACGGTTGCTCAAGGGAGATGATTCATATCGACATTCTACCTCTACCGATTGGTCTTTCCTTGTGATCTTATGGCTATCGGGTCTGACGGGGTTTGTCTTGGAAGTTGCAGTTTATCTTCCGGAGCCGCACGCTTGGAGTTACTGGATGCTTCTCGCCCATTTGATCATTGTGGGAGAGCTGCTCATACTTCTGCCTTTCACAAAGTTTGCACATGTCATTTATAGAACAATGGCTCTTTACGTTCACGCTCTCAAGCCCCTACCGGAAACGGAACCTGCCGTGACTGAAGTAAAGGAATGAATGTCGATGGTTGAGAATGTGAAATCGAATCAAATCTGAATCACAAAATCAAAGGAGATCTTAAAATGGCTGAGAAAATGATGGTCGTATGCAACGGTTCAGCGCCAAGCAATATCATGCCGGCGTTGATTTTCGCTTCATCCGGCATTGCACTCGATTATGAGGTGCACATGTTTTTTTGTCCGGCTGGTGCACAAATGCTCGTAAAAGGTGAATTGGAGAAACTCGGGACACCTAAGGGGATGCCTAACCCAGTGAATCTGTTCAACACGATAATGGACCAGAAGGGCAAAGTCGTGTTCTGCGAGCTTGCAATTGAAAACAAAGGGATCAAGCCCGAGGACCTACGCGACAAGCGTATCGTCATTGAGAAAGTACCACCGTTCCTCATGGGTGCGAGCGGAGCGGGAATGACCTTCGTGTTCTAAAAACACTTTATAGAGAGCGGCGAGTACCTCCTCTCCCTCGCCGTTCTCTTTAATATCCTGGCATGTCGGCTAATCGGCCGGCGTTGGTTATGTTTGTGTAGCCGCTGATCCTGAGAATCTTCGGATCGTAAGTATTTCTTGCACCGGATTTACAGTAAACAATCACAAGTTTTGTTTTTTCGCCGATCTCCAATATTCTCAACTGCAATTGATCCGCCGGGATGTTGATGGCATCGGGATGGTGACCATCTTCGTGTTCATATTATGATCGGACGTCGATGATGAGTCCGCCCGATTTTAGCTTATCTATTAATGAAGGCATGTTTTCATTTCTCGCTTATTAATTTTCATTTTAAAATTTCTATCTATTGACCTGCCCCCCAATTAGCGATCCAGTCTTGAGTCAGCAGTCTCGACCAAGGAATACCTTGCCTGGGCCCATTTTCCGGGCAACGACTGGGATTTCGATATCTAAAAAGTTCGAGTCATCGTTCCGATCGGGGAGCAACGAGGCCAGCGTCCTTCACTCTGTCGCCGCGATAATCTCGCCGTAAAGTCCCTCTCGCCCGGAATCGCAATATCCTCATCACGTTGCCAATACTTGGCAGGAACACCACCTTATCACCATTAAATCAAATGGGCGGGTCAGCGGGATTATGAGACACTAAAGTCCTTGGGGCAAAGCCCATCTCAGTTTTGCCACAAATATTGCACTTTCAAGAAGAACTGTTGGACTGTCCTTTCCATTCCGTAAGGCTGATCAAATTTTGTGAAGTTGTGATCTGAGCCAGCATAGAAAACGGTGAAGGGATTGAGCTTGTAACTGATGAGCGGATCGACCTGAAGTTGCTTCGCAAACTGATCGTACTGAGGTATCAATCTCACGAACAACTCCGGCGAGAATTGATAGACAACAGCCGCGCGCACAATATAACCATCGAAGAAAAGCTGTTGCGCGTAATACGACCACGCCCGTGACCGCGCATAAGTGAAATCAAGTGAAAGTCTGTCGGTCGGTTTCAAGACGATTTCGGCCGATAGATTGTATCCTCTTCCAAGCTCGGGCGTGTCTGTGCGATAGATAAGCCTTCCAACCTGGGCCCATAAACTTATATAGAAACTGCTTATGGGATTTGTGTTTAGGTAAGCTTCTGTCCGGTAAAGTTTGTGGAACTGAACTCCGTGGAACATTTCTTCTTGCACGGGATAGTAATAAACATAAGCATATGTCTGACCCTTCAGGGTTGCTTGAGCCTGGATTGAGCCGCCTGCGAATTTCCGTGTGCCATCATAGTTGAACTTCACACCGGAATTTGTCTGCAGAGAGGCGTTCTCGACGAACGAGTTGTTGAAATAAACAGTGTAGCCCTGCCAGAAAGTTATCTGGCGAAAATCATTTGAAGTGATGAATCCGTCTTGTGCTTGGAAAGTTGGAGACACACTGGCCCCGCCAAGGTCAAAGCTGTAATCGCGAGCGTTGCGTATAATATCGACTTGATAGCCTCCACCTGAGTAGCTCTGTCCGTCAAATGTTGCGGTGTACGGAGTTGAGCCGAAATATCGGTCGCTGGAAAAGAGAGAAGTGTCGTTTATTTCTTTAGTGTCCGATAAACCTGCCTGTCCAGTAAAATAGTAATTGCCCGCGAAAAGGAGGTTCCAATCAACCGTGCCAACATAGTTATGAGCATCCGTGAAATTTCTGCTCGTCAGTAATCCGCCCACGAACGATTCGTTGCCGATATTATATCTACCTCTGAGAACGTTGCTCCACGATTTCAACGAAGAGGATACAAAATCGCTTCCTTCCTCCCCCGGAATAATGAACGGAGATTGCCTGTCTTCGGCTCCTAAGTACGCAAGCGAAAACAAGCCTGCTTTGTCAGTCAATTTCACAGACGCTAGTGGATCGTTTATCATGCGGGAATAGAATACGCTCGCTTCAGTATTGAAAAGGCTGGCACCTTCCAGAAAGAATGGTCGCTTCTCAGGATAGAAAATGGCAAATGTGTTGTTGACACTGATTTGAGTCGCATCAGATTCTACTTCGCCAAAATCGGGATTCAAAACGCCAGCCAGCACGAAGGACGATGATGGAGCATACTTCACTCCTGTTCCGACTCTTCCTGTGACCGGACCGTTTGCAAAGCCGGACGTAGGATCCCCGGCGTCATTCAGCGATCCGGACTGAACTCCCATTACATAGGGCAAAAGCTCCAAATTATTTGATGATTCTATCCCTTCTATGCTATCTATTGTACCACTCTGGCAAAAGATACAGGGATTATTGCGGTCTATCGTTGTCCATGTCATCTGGTAGCGGCTGTCACGCGGCATGTTCCGGACAAATTCCGCTATCCAATGCTGCTCGTGAAACGAAGGAAAGCGAAGACTCTTGAATGGGATTGCCATTTCTGCCGTCCAGCCAGAATCACTTATGTGAGCCGCTGAGTACCATACGCAATCGAAGCTCATGTCCTCGTTATTGCCTGTTCTCATACCATCACCCTGTATGGCGTAAGGGTTCACAAACAACTCGTACCCATCTTGCATTGTTCCATAAGTATCTAGAAGTATTCCGACATAATCATCGCTGAACATGTTATCACGGTCGCAGATGTTTGCCCTGATAAGTTTAGCTGAGGAATCGAGGCAGTTGAACCCGAAATATACGTAATCGGAATTGTAGAGTACATAGACGAGAGTTTTCTGACGGGCAGGAGTATTCTCGCCGGGTTGAATCTCGTAATCTATTCCAATCGGCGTAACTAGCTTCCAGAGCGGGTCGGACAATTTGCCAGTGAGATCGATGTCCCTGTTTATCTTAACCGCTTTCAAATGATATTTGTCCGGGTTTGCGGAATTGTAAGCGAGTGAGATGGACGAAAGAGTTAATGAAAGAACGAACAATGAATAACAAATACCAGAAAATAAAAGGTGATTTCTACTTTCTTTTCGAATGTGCCGTTTTACGTTCAGCATTGCTTCAACTGTTCTTAATGATAATAAGTGATACGGGAGGAGTGCGGATAATGTTTCCAAAGCTATCTCATTAGATAAAGCTCATAAGTCGGCTACACCAACTCGGTCGGAGAATACTCTTCATGATGTTGTCTCACCGCCAATCGAATCTCTCCCCTCGCCAGTTTCTGCAAAATCACCTCGATCATGACTCTTACCAAGTTCGAGTCATCGTTCCGATCGGGGAGCAAAGCGGTCGGATCTACCAACTCCAGAACGTTCTCCAAGAGCCCTTCGATGGACAAGCCTTCTCGCTTAGGTTCCGTTTTCGTCTGCTCAAAGGCGTCTTCTGTATTCCTACCTTGTACTCCCTCGGAAGTTATGATCACGAACAATTCTTCATTGTTGCTTATCCGGGGCAATGCAGATTCCGGGAATTGTCAAAGATGCCAGAGCTCCGTTCGCAAAGTAAGATCCCAAGGGGTGGCCTTGTCGCGACCACGCGCACTTGACAATGAGGTTCATGTTCGGTAACGTCAGGTGTCGGGACTGTCAAGTATTCGGGACGTTGTGATTTGAAAGGGGACAACCGTATGCATCAAATGAAAAGCCCTAAAGGTCCGAGAAGAACTCTGTTTATCGCTTATCTTCCAGGCGTCCCGACGAGTGTATGTAGTACTGCGGGCACTGCCAGACCTTCGGGGATGATGTTCGGGAAGAAGATCGTGGCGATAATACCACTTGTAATTCTTATTGCAGGTATGGCATATGGCTCAGGATACAAAGTCCCAACAAAACCTGCATCGGTTGCCGTTGCAGATATTAACTTAGACGGACATCCGGATATTATTCTGGGGCATGAAGTAGAGGGTGTCGGGGGACTTCTATCGATCCTCACGAACGATGGGAAGGGGAATTTAACATTGAGGGATACACTCTCCACCGGTGCTTACGAGACCTCAATTCAGGTTGGAGACATCGACGGAGACAATGAGCCCGACATAGTGCTCCTCGATTATGATCAAGTATCGCAGACCACGGCATTTCGGGTCGTATATGACTATGGAAAATATGGCTTCGACAGCACAAGACTATTTCCGCTTGGTCAGCAAATTACAATCTGGAATTACGTGCTGGGCAGCTTGAGGGACAGCAGCCATCAGGACATTACATTCATATCCTCATTGTCTCAAGAAATGGGTATTCTTTACAACGACGGAAAGGGAGGATTCTTGCCTCCACAATATTTCAATTTGGATTTCACCCCGGCGAGCTTGGCGGTTGGTGATATCGACGGAGATGGAAGAGAAGACATTGCAATTACCGGTAACCTCAAAATAAAGATCTACTTAAATAAGCAATCAGGACTTGATACCCTCTCTGTGAATACGAGCCCAATTGGAGTATCCAACATCAACATCACCGACATAGATAACGATGGGAACAACGAGATCGTCGGCATTGATGGAGGCATTCCCGGCACTAAGAAAAGACTATTAGTTTATAAGAATGACGGCACCAACAATTTCCAGCTAAGCTACAGCAAGTGGATCAATGAGGCGATGGATCAATTGTTCATAGCCGATCTGAACAACGATGGATACAAGGATATCATCTATAACTGTTCTCTTTATTATCCCAATTCCGATTCAGAAGTATTCCGGACATACATATTATTCAACAACAAAGATGGAACATTCCAGGATCCGGTGTATTACTACACGGGGATTTGTTCGCAGGTATCGTGTGCGGCAGACCTGGACGGCAACGGCTGGAAAGACATAATCACACTCAACTACGATTTTTATAATCCACCACCCGATACATGTTCGATTCATATTCTTTTCAACGATGGGACAGGCAAGTTCGAGGAAAACCCGGTTACAGGAATCAAAGATAAGAAGAACCAGCCCTTAACATTTGAGTTATATCAGAACTATCCAAATCCATTCAATCCGTCCACGATCATCAGTTATCAGCTTTCGGGAGTGAGCCATGTGACGCTAAGAATGTTTGATGCATTGGGACGAGAAGTAGCTGAACTAGTGAACGAGAAACAGACCCCCGGTAAACATGAAGTCATATTCGATGCAGGTGCTCGCAAACTGGGCAGTGGAGTGTACTTCTATGAATTGATCGTTGATGAAAAAAGATACATGAAAAAAATGTTGGTCATCAAATAGCGGGGCTGGACAAGGGGAAAGAGATTGATCCTAAAGCATGGGCAAAAATGGGGGCGACCTCCCTTGACAGTGACGTGCCCCCCAATTAGCGATCCAGTCTTGAGTTAGCAGTCTCGACCAAGGAATACCTTTCCTAGGCCCATTTTCCGGGCATCGACTGGGATTTCGATGTTTAAAAAGTTCGAGTCATCGTTCCGATCGGGGAGCAAGAGAAACCCCTCATGGATGCCTCAATTTCCTTGTAAGAAATATCCTGCCTGATTTCTATAGCTCCGTTCGTTCGTCCCCGATTGTCGTTCCTGAACATGCCAGGATAAGAATCCTTTTTCAAATCCTCGATTGGCAAATACCGGAACTAATAATGTTACCGGAAGGTTGGAGGAAGTACGATGAGGAGGAGAGACTTACAGAATTACACCTTGCTCGACCGGAGAAATATGTCTTCCGCGGATAGTCCGAATATTCCCATCCTATTTGTTCGATCCATTCTATTTTAACGCTTGCTACTTGAATATGGAGGCGAAATGAATCGAAGTATCTACTCATTCCTAACAACTTTACTCTTACTGATCGTCGTTGTCGGAAATACGTTTTTACCTTCGGTACAAGCACAGCCGACACCCGTTCAACCTAGCAAAAATGGCTCCGGTGTTTACGAGGTCGATTCGCTTGCGAATCTCTACTGGATCACTCAAAACTCGAGTTCATGGAGCTCAAGCTTCGTGCAGACTGCAAACATTGACGCCTCTTCGGATACGAGCTGGGATTCAAGCCAGGGATTCACGCCGATAGGAAACGGCACGACAAATTTCACTGGCACTTATGATGGCGGCGGTCATACGATAACCGGCCTGTACATTAACAGAAGTTCGACCTACGATGTCGGAATGTTTGGTTACGCCACTTCTGCGACGATAGAAAACATCGGGTTGGTAAATGTGAATATAACGGGACACGTA
The sequence above is drawn from the Candidatus Kryptoniota bacterium genome and encodes:
- a CDS encoding 4Fe-4S dicluster domain-containing protein → MSYRADPSFISQLRKYGAVNIESCFNCGNCTAVCPLSSDEDNFPRRMIRYGQLGMKDKLLGSKELWLCYSCGECTATCPRQADPGEFMAAARRYAIARYDRVRLASLMYTSSIFNLLFLLFLAVVLGTFIYSFHGSMPTQSLRLFDFIPSEVIHDAGIIAGLVVILIAMLGSFSMISNIRRNIAIPEDIRFDHKSAMTETIAEVFTQRRYRRDCKTSLKTQPWYFQKWFLHASMLWGFMGLFLATALDFFLALTGTKPTGTWVPIWYPVRLLGTLAGLMLMYGTTGAIVKRLLKGDDSYRHSTSTDWSFLVILWLSGLTGFVLEVAVYLPEPHAWSYWMLLAHLIIVGELLILLPFTKFAHVIYRTMALYVHALKPLPETEPAVTEVKE
- a CDS encoding DsrE family protein, producing MAEKMMVVCNGSAPSNIMPALIFASSGIALDYEVHMFFCPAGAQMLVKGELEKLGTPKGMPNPVNLFNTIMDQKGKVVFCELAIENKGIKPEDLRDKRIVIEKVPPFLMGASGAGMTFVF
- a CDS encoding DUF5916 domain-containing protein, yielding MKAVKINRDIDLTGKLSDPLWKLVTPIGIDYEIQPGENTPARQKTLVYVLYNSDYVYFGFNCLDSSAKLIRANICDRDNMFSDDYVGILLDTYGTMQDGYELFVNPYAIQGDGMRTGNNEDMSFDCVWYSAAHISDSGWTAEMAIPFKSLRFPSFHEQHWIAEFVRNMPRDSRYQMTWTTIDRNNPCIFCQSGTIDSIEGIESSNNLELLPYVMGVQSGSLNDAGDPTSGFANGPVTGRVGTGVKYAPSSSFVLAGVLNPDFGEVESDATQISVNNTFAIFYPEKRPFFLEGASLFNTEASVFYSRMINDPLASVKLTDKAGLFSLAYLGAEDRQSPFIIPGEEGSDFVSSSLKSWSNVLRGRYNIGNESFVGGLLTSRNFTDAHNYVGTVDWNLLFAGNYYFTGQAGLSDTKEINDTSLFSSDRYFGSTPYTATFDGQSYSGGGYQVDIIRNARDYSFDLGGASVSPTFQAQDGFITSNDFRQITFWQGYTVYFNNSFVENASLQTNSGVKFNYDGTRKFAGGSIQAQATLKGQTYAYVYYYPVQEEMFHGVQFHKLYRTEAYLNTNPISSFYISLWAQVGRLIYRTDTPELGRGYNLSAEIVLKPTDRLSLDFTYARSRAWSYYAQQLFFDGYIVRAAVVYQFSPELFVRLIPQYDQFAKQLQVDPLISYKLNPFTVFYAGSDHNFTKFDQPYGMERTVQQFFLKVQYLWQN
- a CDS encoding T9SS type A sorting domain-containing protein, whose protein sequence is MKSPKGPRRTLFIAYLPGVPTSVCSTAGTARPSGMMFGKKIVAIIPLVILIAGMAYGSGYKVPTKPASVAVADINLDGHPDIILGHEVEGVGGLLSILTNDGKGNLTLRDTLSTGAYETSIQVGDIDGDNEPDIVLLDYDQVSQTTAFRVVYDYGKYGFDSTRLFPLGQQITIWNYVLGSLRDSSHQDITFISSLSQEMGILYNDGKGGFLPPQYFNLDFTPASLAVGDIDGDGREDIAITGNLKIKIYLNKQSGLDTLSVNTSPIGVSNINITDIDNDGNNEIVGIDGGIPGTKKRLLVYKNDGTNNFQLSYSKWINEAMDQLFIADLNNDGYKDIIYNCSLYYPNSDSEVFRTYILFNNKDGTFQDPVYYYTGICSQVSCAADLDGNGWKDIITLNYDFYNPPPDTCSIHILFNDGTGKFEENPVTGIKDKKNQPLTFELYQNYPNPFNPSTIISYQLSGVSHVTLRMFDALGREVAELVNEKQTPGKHEVIFDAGARKLGSGVYFYELIVDEKRYMKKMLVIK